The region ATCCTGCATGTACATATTTTTGTTGCTTGGGAAGTACAGCGTTGCAGTTGTGCTGATGCCTTCGGTATCGGTTGTATTCCAGATGATCGTCTTGTCAACGGACTGCCCGATGATGGAAATGTTCGAGCCGCTGAATGTCGATTTGCCGTGCTCGTCACCGGTGACCTTGGTGATATTGTATTCGCCGTTGGGCACAAAGAGTATGAATCGCTTGGACTCGGTGGCGCCCGAAGAAGATGCCTTGGCGATAGCCGCCTTGAAGTCTCCATCGACGCCAAGCACAAAGTCAAACCCGTGCTTTGCAATTGCGGAAGCGCTCGCCGCCATCGCAAGCGGCATACAAACTGCAAACCTGTAAACCCAACTATTCAACATATTACCTCTTCCTTATTTGTCATTCCCCTAACGGGGCTTGACTGCTGCGGTTATCCAATACGCACACAAGCGTTCGTGCAGTCTAACCTTGCATGTCATTCCCGCCTCCGAGCGGGAATCTCCTTCTTGAACAGAAACAGGAGATGCCCGATCAAGTCGGGCATGACAATATTGTTAATATTCCCTAGTCGTTTTCCCGTTCACGCGGTACGTTTTTCCGTTCCCGCGCATAATGTAAGCCCCAGCACCGTTTGCGTTGCGGTTGAAGTCTACGAAGTAGCGGTTGCCTTGCTGCGTTTTGCGTTCAGTGCGCATTGCTTCAATGGACGTGCGCGGAATTTCAACTTCGCCAGCTTTCAAGTCTTCGCTCATCCAGCCGATGTAATCGATGTTTGCCATGCCATCTTTCGAAAGGCTTGTGAACTTGAGTTCGCTATAGCCTTGTGGCAATTCGATTTCGATGGATTGCACTTTCCATGTTGTCCACGCTGCGGTGGATTCCATGCTGCCGTCTGCAAGTAGCGTCTTGTCGCCTACGGAAACGCTGTATCCACGTGCGGAACCGCCGCCGTTTGCAAAGCTGAGGAACAGCGTGTATTTGCCTTCCTTGAATGCAGTGACACCGTAAGTCACGTAGCTTCCGGTGGAGTTGTCCACGTTGGCGTAGCCTTCGCCGACGAATCCCGCGTTGTTTGCTTCCTTGACTCCCTGAATGTCGATGAAGTTTACTCCGTCAATGTATGTTTTGCATGTGTCGTTCCCGCACATTGCCGAAGGTGGTGGAGGCGGAACGTAGCTGTCGTCCATCTTGGCGAGCGCTTCGAGGTAAGCTTTTTCGGTGCTGATGAGAGCCGTGCCGTATTCGCCTGCCCACTGGTATCCCGTGCGGCGTTCTTCGCTAATTTTTGTGAAGTCCTGCGTCTTGGTGCTTGCGCCATCGCGGTCGCAGAAAAAGTAGTTGTCGTTGTTGACTTCGTAGAATCGGTACCAGAGAACGTTGCCTTCGCGTTCTTCGAAGCGGCCCTGTTTCTTGTTGAAGTAGAGTCCTGTGACGCGGGTCTTCTTGTACCATTCAATGGCGCCCTTGATGGATTTCTGGATGGCTTCGGTTTGTTCGGGCCAGTTCATCAAGAACCACACGACACCTGCGGATTCGCTACCGGACTTGCTGTCGAGTTCGTATGCGCGCGCGCCGACCGGGGCGAGACTGTTGGTGTCATGCTGGGCGCACCAGACGGTGAGTTTTCCGTCGTTTACGATTTGTGCCTTGAGCAAGTAATCGATCGCTTTGTCGAGAGCGGATTTCATCTTGCTGCGGGTATTGTCGTCAATGATGTCCGAGTCAAATGGACTTGTCTTGTTGGCAATATCCATCATCGTGACCATCGCGCGGATCATGGCGTTGTCGTTCAGCGTAATTTGGTCGGAATAGTTACCGCGCTTGGGCCAGACTTGCGGGAGGCCGCCTTTGGAGCGCTGCATGGTCAAAAGGAAATTGACGGCCTTGTTGAAACTTGTCTTGAATGCGGATTTGTAATTGCTGTTCGTTGTCGCCTTGTAGCGCACGGCGAGCAGCCGCATTTCTTGAACAGTCGCGTTGTTGTCGATGGTACCGAGGTCACCGCCGCCTTTTGCCGTCCAGGAGGATTTTGCGCCACCGGTGTATGCGCTCTTGTACTTCTCGGCGTGAGCCTTGTCAAAACCGCCGTTTGCGATTTGCCATGTGGTCATGTTGTAGGTGTACTGGTCAATGTCCATGCCGGATGCCGCGTCGGTAAGTTCCGAATAGCCTCGGTAGCTGTTGATTTTCGAAACCGCCGTTGATGGAGGCGCGTAGCTTGCCGCAAATGAAAAAGACGCGACAGACATTGCCGCTACAAAAAACTTGTAGTTACCAAACCCAAAATTCTTCATAAAAAACCTATAGAAGAGTTCTTAACCCCACACCACTTCTATAATCTACATTATAATAGGCCGTTTTTTGCTATGAATTTCTTTTAAGTGTTGTCCATGGACAATGGGAGCGGTAGCATTGTCTCCTTTGCATGTCATTCCCCTAACGGGGCTTGACTTGTTCGCCTCGGATATAGAAACATGTAAGCATGTTTCTGCATCGCTCGGCTCCGTTGTCATTCCCGCCTCCGAGCGGGAACCTCCATCTCGTTTTATAATACACGTTGTATAATACTTTTTTAAAAATTTTTAGAAAAATAAAAAATCTTCAAAATTTCTTCAAAAATCTTAATTTTGTATAGTAAAATTTATTGCAGAACTATACCGCAAAATCTAATTTATAGGAATGAAACCAATCACCGAATATCAAAACTACCGAGAATACATGCGGGACTTCTACGAAGAACGCAAACGCAGTTCTTTGTTCTCATGGCGCGAATTCTCCAAACTGGCGGGGTTTGCTTCGCCAAACTTTATGCAGCTCGTTTGCGAAGGCAAAAGCCGCTTGAGCAAAACGGGAGTCGAGAAAGTGGCGGATGCCATGGGGCTTGCGGGTGCTGACCGCGACTATTTCTTTGCGATGGAGCGTTTTGGCGATGCCAGGAGTGATTCTATGAAACTCCAGGCGTTTAACGAAATGCAGAAAATTGCAAAGGAAAACCGTTTGCGAGTCGTCGATGCCGAGGCGTTCAAGTATTTCGAATCGTGGGTGAACCCGGTGTTGCGTGAACTTGCACCGATCATGCCGGGTGCAAAACCGCTGGAACTGGCGCGCCAATGCATTCCGGTCGTGAGTGCCGCCGAAGTTCGCCATTCGCTTGACTTTATGTGCCATGCGGAATTCCTCAAGAAAATCGGCGAAGATACCTACGTGCAGACTGAGAAGGTTGTGACGGGATCTTCCGAGGCAATTCCTTTGGCTCTGCGTTCCATGAACCGTCAAATGTCGAAGTTTGCAACCGAAGCGATTGACGAGGTTCCGCCCGAAAAACGCCATATCACGGGTGTGACGTTTGGTATTTCCGAAGAGACTTACCAATGGCTTGTGCAGAAGCTTGAAACACTCAGGCAGCAGGTGGTTGCCATGGCTGCTAAGGAAAAAGAATACGATAAAGTTTATCGACTGAATTTACAACTATTCCCGTTAACTAAAGGGAGAGAGGCATAGTATGAAAAAGTTGTATAAAATAATCGCTATGGCATGGACGGGACTTTTGCTGTCTTGTTCTGGTGATCAGTCTAGTGGTCGCGATCTTGCCGGTGCAACTACGGAACCGAACTCCACGCAACGCGCAGAATTGACGGAAGAACAGAAGGCCCTGCTGGAAAAATCTCTGGTCGTATTGGTTGGAGGGACGATTGAAAATTCAAATGATATTAGTGTAGATCCCGATCAGAGTGTTGCCATTGATTCTTCCGTATTTGGAAAGTTGATGTTCCCGTTTGACTCGGTACCGGATACGTCATTCTATACTTCGAGCTTGGATGGCTCTAGGTCGTGTCAGGTTTCTGTTCAAGCGAAAGAGTCCGGTGTAGAACTCGAACAGTCGATGTACACGCAAGACCGATACGGTCAATATTACAGCTCTAGTATTATTGCCGTCAAGGTTGTAGATGTCGAGGGTACTCCTGTTTTGCTGAAAACTGTTGGACATACGGATTATTGGGGCTATGGAACGTCTTGTTCTGAATTTTTGAATGAATTCAAGCAGTCGTGCGAAGCGTCTAACGGAATTTTCAAGGATTACGAAGACGGTTGTCGCAATTATTTTTTGAGCTTGGTGTGCTCTATGCTGATGCCGGAAGGAAAAACGGCGGAGGACATCGTGCGTTCCTATACGAAGGAATACAGGAATACCTGTAAGGAAGATTCTATCAAATATGCTCCTGTTGATACTAAAGTTGATCCTTTGCAAGGTTGTCATATCACAAACGATGAAAACGGCGATCATTATTTTGGGGATTGTCCTTTGATCGATGATGGTGTTGATAAGGATGTATGGCGCAGGGACAGTGCATGGCGTATGAACTTGACACGAACCTTGGATGTCTATGAGGAACAGTTTGCCGTTTTTAGAGAAGAGACTGACGGAAAGTCGGGTTATATCAGTCACGAAGAATTGGACAATGAAGCCGTTCTCGCGTATAACTCATTCCCGAAAGACAAAGTGGCAAACGCCTATCGCAAAGAGGGTATTTTCCACTTGCCGGATTCCCTGCTTGCGGTATTTTTCCCCACGGCTGCGAACCACCCGCGTGCATATACAACGCTTCAAGGTGAACCTAAAGGTATGGCTTATTACATCGTCGTCTTGAAGGATATCGGGGCCAAGGGACATGCCCTGAACAAGATCGATGCAAGTGGAATCTACGTAAGGGATATTTTGAAGAGTGGAGAATCTTGCCCGGAAGATGCTGACGAATATTATTCCGTGTATCTGATTCGAGGCTCTACCGAATGGGATATCAGCGAAAAGAATATTGTCCGTAGTACCTTTGTGAGCCCGCTTTGGAATTGCGATGATTCCGAAAGTATTGAGCGCATTGAACCTTACGGTGAATGGACCAATCGTGATGGATTCTAAGATTTAGTATTTAATATTTAAGAGCTATTTTCTATCTTAAGGGCGTATGAATACCAAAATCTATTACACCCTTACTGATGAGTCGCCGTTCTTGGCAACTCAATCCCTGCTCCCGATTGTATCGGCTTTCGCAAAGACTGCCGATATCGACGTGGAGACGAAGAACATCTCCTTGCCGGGCCGCATTCTCGCTGCTTTCGCAGACACGCTCCCGGCAGGTACGACGTTTGCCGGTAAGCCGGTGACGGATGACCTCGCTTTCCTCGGCAAGCTCACGCTTGAACCGGATGCAAACATCATCAAGCTCCCGAACATTTCTGCTTCGGTGCCGCAGCTCAAGGCCGCTATCGCCGAACTCCAGAAGAACGGCTACGCTCTCCCTGACTACCCGGATGCTCCTCTCAACGACGAAGAAAAGGCTATCCGCGCTCGCTACGACAAGGTGAAGGGTTCCGCCGTGAACCCGGTGCTTCGTCAGGGTAACTCTGACCGCCGTGCTCCTAACGCTGTCAAGAACTATGCCCGCAACAATCCGCATAGCAACGGCGTGTGGAACGAATCTGTGAAGACTTATGTCGCGAGCATGCAGGCCGATGACTTCTACGGCAACGAAAAGTCCATCACGATGGCCGAAGCCGACTCCTTCAAGATTGAATTTGTCGATGAAACTGGTGCCGTGACGGAACTCCGTGCCGCAAAGCCGCTCCTCAAGGGCGAAATCATCGATGCGACCGTCATGCGCATGGCTTCTCTCGAAAAGTTCATCGCCAATGCGATGGCCGAAGCCAAGGCCAAGGGCCTCCTCTTCTCCGTGCACCTCAAGGCCACGATGATGAAGGTCTCTGACCCGGTGCTGTTCGGTGCATTTGTCCGCGTGTTCTTCAAGGACGTGTTCACGAAGTACGCAGACCTCTTCAAGGAACTCGGAATCGACGCGAACAACGGTCTCGGTGACTTGTTCAAGCGCCTCGAAGGCAATGCCAAGGAAGCCGAAGTCAAGGCTGCTATCGACGCCGCACTCGCCGCAGGCCCGGACCTCGCCATGGTTGATTCTGCTAAGGGCGTTACGAATTTGCATGTGCCGAGCGACGTGATTATCGACGCTTCGATGCCGGCAATGATCCGCAATTCCGGCTGCATGTGGAACAAGGAAGGCAAGCTGCAAGAAGTTGTCGCCTGCATTCCGGACCGCTGCTACGCCGGCATTTACGACGAAACGATTGAATTCTGCAAGCAGAACGGCGCTTTCGACCCGAAGACTATGGGTACTGTGCCGAACGTGGGCCTCATGGCTCAGGGCGCCGAAGAATACGGCAGCCACGACAAGACGTTTGTCGCAAAGGGCAAGGGCGTTATCCGCGCTGTGAACAGCAAGGGCGAAGTCCTCTTGCAGCAAGAAGTCGCTGCTGGCGATATCTTCCGTATGTGCCAGGCCAAGGACGCTCCGGTGCGTGACTGGGTGAAGCTCGCTGTAACGCGCGCCCGCCTCTCGAATACGCCGGCTATCTTCTGGCTCGATCCGGAACGCGCACACGACCGTGAAATCCAGAAGAAGGTCGAAGCCTATTTGCCGGAACATGACCTCAAGGGTCTCGACATCAAGATCATGAGCCCGCGCAAAGCTATCGTCGAAACGATGAAGCGCGCCAAGGCTGGCCTCGATACTATCGGTGTGACGGGCAACGTGATGCGTGACTACCTCACGGACCTTTTCCCGATTCTCGAAGTTGGTACTTCTGCAAAGATGCTCTCCATCGTGCCGCTCATGGCTGGTGGTGGCCTCTACGAAACGGGTGCAGGTGGATCTGCTCCGAAGCAGGTGCAACAGTTCCTCGCCGAAAACTACCTCCGCTGGGATTCTCTCGGTGAATACTTCGCACTTGTGCCTGCATTCGAACAGGTCGCGCTGAAGGATGGCAACAAGAAGGCTAAGGTCTTGGCCGATACGCTGGATGAAGCTAACGGCAAGATTCTCGAATTCAACCGCACGCCGGCTCGTAAGATCGGTGAACTCGACAACCGTGGTTCCCACTTCTACCTCGCTCTCTACTGGGCTCAGGCTCTCGCCGCCCAGAAGGACGATGCAGAACTCGCCGGCAAGTTCGCTCCGATCGCCGCTGCTCTCTCCGCAAAGGAAACGGAAATTGTCGCCGCTCTCGCTGCCGAACAGGGTAAGCCCGCCGATATCGGTGGTTACTACGTTCCGAAGGCTGAACTTCTCAAGAAGTGGATGCGCCCCGTCGAAGCGTTCAACGCAATTATCGACAACATCTAATTTGTCGTCACCATTACAAAAAAGGAGTGTCGCAGAAATGCGCACTCCTTTTTTTTGCTTCGCTGTGAATTCTTAGAACTGCCCGCGGCTCCCGTTGATAATCCATTGACACAATGCCTCAATGCCGTCGTAGTCGGGGAGCGTTTGCAAGAAATTTTTTGACTTGCTGCGTTCAATGAAGTTCCGCCAGACCATTTCGTTTTTGCCGTTCAGCCCGAGGTGTTCTTCGATAGCCCCGCGCGTCCAGACCCAGATGCCTTGCTTGCAGAGCTTTTCGTGGATGTTTCGGATGGGACGTTCTGCTTCGGGCATGGATGCCATCATGGCGTATGCTGTAGATGCGTTGATATTGCTGTGTTTGTTGACGGGAAGCCCGTTTACCAGACGCAGGTGGTTATGGCAAGCGAGTTCACGGAACAAGTTGCGGCATTGCGTGATGTCTGGATCGTTTGCTTGTAAAAAGCCGTCGCGAGTCGCTGTCGTAAAGGCATAGTCCAAATCGACAATGGCGCGTACGGGAATGTCCATTGCCGTTAAAACCTGCATGCTCTTTCGGGTATTGCTCACGCCGCCCTGGCGCACGAGTGCGCATTTGATCAGTGCAAAGGATTGCCCGGTAATGCGCTCGAAAAGGGCGGGCAACACTCGCCATTCCGTTTTTCCTTCGGTAAGCAACACGTAGTCGGCGAACAAAAGTTCGTTGCTGTTCGAAAGACTGAATAGCATTTGCAGCTGGCTTGGCGCGTCTTGGACGACCTGGCGGACGGCATCTTCCATTCGCTTGCGCATGTATGTACCGCGCTCTTTATTTTTGCGAATGAGTAGAGATGTGCTCACGTCTTCACTAGTGACCATTTGCGCGGAGTGTGTTGCGAATATGACCTGATAGCCTTCGTTCGAAAGATTTTTGAGCGCGACACGAACAAGTTCAACTGCTTGCGGGTGCAAAAAGAGTTCCGGCGAATCAATTAGCAAGAGCGTTCGGCTCAGGTAATGATTGTTGTGGTGCTTCTTGATTTCGGCAAGATAGCGGATAAGCGCCATCTGGATGGCGCGTTGCGAACCTGCGCCCATGCGCGAGATGTCGCGTTCAAAGCCGTCATCTTCATCGACCACTTTAATTGTTGCGCTCTTGAGGAAGGTTTCGAGCGTCGGCACGGGAATGTCGAGTTCCACGCGGACGCTTGGAAATAGCGGGCGAAGTGCCGTGTTGACTTCTTTGTCGAATGCCTGGATTTCTTCGGCTTGCCTGTCGCTTCCTGAGGACAGCAGTTCCGTAAACTGTTCGATGACTTGACTCAATTCGCCGCCAAACTTGCGTTCCAGGGGCTTGAAAATTTCGTGCATCAATTTTGTGTAGGCGTTGTTCCCTTCAAAATCCCAAATGGCGATGGATTCCGGGAACATGCGGTTAAATGCCGCGATAAACTGGTCGTTGACGCGGACCCAGTCTTTGCCTTTTCGTTTGCCGTTAGGCGGGCAAAATGCCCAAAATTCAATATTGCCGGGAAGTTCTCCCGGAATGCGCTGCACTTTCTTGACGCGAAGCGATGTCCCTGCCAAAAATGGCTCGATTTCAGCCGCTTTCTCGTCTCCAAGGCGGTTTAAGATCTGTTCTGTGATTCCTTCAAAAATTCCTTCGGCTTCGACGGGGTGGTTGGGGTCGTCAAAATAGGAAATATCCAGCGAAAAGTGGGCAAGCAGCCAGCGTATTCCCATCAAGATATTTGTCTTGCCTGCGTTGTTATAGCCAATAAGTGCGGTAAAATCACTAAGCGGAAAAGTCTCGCGCTGGATAGAGCGGAGATTCGAAATCGTAATTTTGGACAGTCTAAGTGCTTGCGGTTGCATAGCTTGAAACTATAAAATCTTTTAGCGAAAAGCGCTTTTTTGAGCGAATGGAAGCGAAAAAGTGCAAATAAGACCGTATAATTTGGAATGAAATTGGTGAAAATTGCCTAGGAAACGAAAAAACACCTTAGCTGTTGGGGCTAAGGTGTTTCTTTTGGGGTTAGGAGGAGAACAAAGAGTTCTTGAACATAAAGGTATTTAAAGTTTGAATGTTGATGCCGTTTTTTGCCATTTTCGTGTTGAAAAGTGTTGTGAACTTCTCAATGGAGCGTTGTAATTTTCTACAATTAATTTTAGGTATGTAAAAAAGAGGTTTTGTTCAGTGTCAAACTTTGAAAATGAATCGGGTTTTATTTCTAAATTTCCCGGCATGAAGAAATACGCTGCTCCAGTTATTCTTTTTGTTTTGGCTTGCGCCTTAATTGTTTACCTAAAAGTTGATTTTTCGGGATCGTCTTCTTCGTTTGACGTTAGCCGATACATGAAAACTCGTGCTAAGATCGATTCCCTGGAAGTTGCCCTGTGGAATGCCCAGGGGAGTGTTGACACGCAAG is a window of Fibrobacter sp. UWB4 DNA encoding:
- the pelA gene encoding pectate lyase, which produces MKNFGFGNYKFFVAAMSVASFSFAASYAPPSTAVSKINSYRGYSELTDAASGMDIDQYTYNMTTWQIANGGFDKAHAEKYKSAYTGGAKSSWTAKGGGDLGTIDNNATVQEMRLLAVRYKATTNSNYKSAFKTSFNKAVNFLLTMQRSKGGLPQVWPKRGNYSDQITLNDNAMIRAMVTMMDIANKTSPFDSDIIDDNTRSKMKSALDKAIDYLLKAQIVNDGKLTVWCAQHDTNSLAPVGARAYELDSKSGSESAGVVWFLMNWPEQTEAIQKSIKGAIEWYKKTRVTGLYFNKKQGRFEEREGNVLWYRFYEVNNDNYFFCDRDGASTKTQDFTKISEERRTGYQWAGEYGTALISTEKAYLEALAKMDDSYVPPPPPSAMCGNDTCKTYIDGVNFIDIQGVKEANNAGFVGEGYANVDNSTGSYVTYGVTAFKEGKYTLFLSFANGGGSARGYSVSVGDKTLLADGSMESTAAWTTWKVQSIEIELPQGYSELKFTSLSKDGMANIDYIGWMSEDLKAGEVEIPRTSIEAMRTERKTQQGNRYFVDFNRNANGAGAYIMRGNGKTYRVNGKTTREY
- a CDS encoding TIGR02147 family protein, producing the protein MKPITEYQNYREYMRDFYEERKRSSLFSWREFSKLAGFASPNFMQLVCEGKSRLSKTGVEKVADAMGLAGADRDYFFAMERFGDARSDSMKLQAFNEMQKIAKENRLRVVDAEAFKYFESWVNPVLRELAPIMPGAKPLELARQCIPVVSAAEVRHSLDFMCHAEFLKKIGEDTYVQTEKVVTGSSEAIPLALRSMNRQMSKFATEAIDEVPPEKRHITGVTFGISEETYQWLVQKLETLRQQVVAMAAKEKEYDKVYRLNLQLFPLTKGREA
- a CDS encoding NADP-dependent isocitrate dehydrogenase → MNTKIYYTLTDESPFLATQSLLPIVSAFAKTADIDVETKNISLPGRILAAFADTLPAGTTFAGKPVTDDLAFLGKLTLEPDANIIKLPNISASVPQLKAAIAELQKNGYALPDYPDAPLNDEEKAIRARYDKVKGSAVNPVLRQGNSDRRAPNAVKNYARNNPHSNGVWNESVKTYVASMQADDFYGNEKSITMAEADSFKIEFVDETGAVTELRAAKPLLKGEIIDATVMRMASLEKFIANAMAEAKAKGLLFSVHLKATMMKVSDPVLFGAFVRVFFKDVFTKYADLFKELGIDANNGLGDLFKRLEGNAKEAEVKAAIDAALAAGPDLAMVDSAKGVTNLHVPSDVIIDASMPAMIRNSGCMWNKEGKLQEVVACIPDRCYAGIYDETIEFCKQNGAFDPKTMGTVPNVGLMAQGAEEYGSHDKTFVAKGKGVIRAVNSKGEVLLQQEVAAGDIFRMCQAKDAPVRDWVKLAVTRARLSNTPAIFWLDPERAHDREIQKKVEAYLPEHDLKGLDIKIMSPRKAIVETMKRAKAGLDTIGVTGNVMRDYLTDLFPILEVGTSAKMLSIVPLMAGGGLYETGAGGSAPKQVQQFLAENYLRWDSLGEYFALVPAFEQVALKDGNKKAKVLADTLDEANGKILEFNRTPARKIGELDNRGSHFYLALYWAQALAAQKDDAELAGKFAPIAAALSAKETEIVAALAAEQGKPADIGGYYVPKAELLKKWMRPVEAFNAIIDNI
- a CDS encoding ATP-dependent endonuclease, which produces MQPQALRLSKITISNLRSIQRETFPLSDFTALIGYNNAGKTNILMGIRWLLAHFSLDISYFDDPNHPVEAEGIFEGITEQILNRLGDEKAAEIEPFLAGTSLRVKKVQRIPGELPGNIEFWAFCPPNGKRKGKDWVRVNDQFIAAFNRMFPESIAIWDFEGNNAYTKLMHEIFKPLERKFGGELSQVIEQFTELLSSGSDRQAEEIQAFDKEVNTALRPLFPSVRVELDIPVPTLETFLKSATIKVVDEDDGFERDISRMGAGSQRAIQMALIRYLAEIKKHHNNHYLSRTLLLIDSPELFLHPQAVELVRVALKNLSNEGYQVIFATHSAQMVTSEDVSTSLLIRKNKERGTYMRKRMEDAVRQVVQDAPSQLQMLFSLSNSNELLFADYVLLTEGKTEWRVLPALFERITGQSFALIKCALVRQGGVSNTRKSMQVLTAMDIPVRAIVDLDYAFTTATRDGFLQANDPDITQCRNLFRELACHNHLRLVNGLPVNKHSNINASTAYAMMASMPEAERPIRNIHEKLCKQGIWVWTRGAIEEHLGLNGKNEMVWRNFIERSKSKNFLQTLPDYDGIEALCQWIINGSRGQF